The following proteins come from a genomic window of Deltaproteobacteria bacterium IMCC39524:
- the radC gene encoding DNA repair protein RadC, protein MSCIKDWPVADRPREKLLSRGSATLSDTELLALILRSGHAGSGSSALDLSRQLLNRFGSLRAMVSATATELCEEPGIGPAKAAEILALGELARRFAATPLAAGARFTSSRQVFAHFHERLRDRKKEVFLTLLLDSKNRVLREIQVSEGSLNASIVHPREVFQPVVRESAAAVLFVHNHPSGDPEPSREDLELTTRLRDAGALMGVRVLDHIIIGSGRYISLADRGLIG, encoded by the coding sequence ATGTCCTGTATCAAGGACTGGCCCGTGGCCGACCGGCCGCGCGAGAAGCTTCTGTCTAGAGGCTCGGCAACACTCAGCGATACGGAATTACTGGCGTTGATCCTGCGTAGCGGACATGCAGGAAGTGGCAGCAGTGCGCTTGACCTGTCCCGGCAGCTGCTGAACCGCTTCGGTTCCCTGCGTGCCATGGTCTCGGCAACGGCGACCGAACTCTGCGAGGAGCCCGGCATCGGTCCGGCCAAGGCCGCGGAAATTCTCGCTCTTGGTGAATTGGCCCGTCGCTTTGCCGCAACTCCCCTGGCCGCTGGAGCACGTTTTACCAGCTCCCGGCAAGTCTTTGCCCATTTCCACGAACGTCTGCGCGATCGTAAAAAAGAAGTCTTCCTCACCCTGCTGCTCGACAGCAAAAACCGCGTTCTACGCGAAATCCAGGTTTCCGAAGGGAGTCTCAACGCCAGCATCGTGCATCCACGCGAAGTGTTTCAGCCGGTGGTCCGAGAATCTGCCGCCGCCGTACTTTTTGTCCACAATCACCCGTCAGGCGACCCGGAGCCAAGCCGTGAGGATCTTGAATTAACAACCCGATTGCGTGATGCCGGAGCCTTGATGGGGGTCAGGGTACTTGATCATATTATTATCGGCAGTGGCCGTTATATCAGTCTGGCTGATCGGGGATTGATCGGTTGA